One window of Quercus robur chromosome 5, dhQueRobu3.1, whole genome shotgun sequence genomic DNA carries:
- the LOC126728846 gene encoding vegetative cell wall protein gp1-like, protein MGEEETFNQAINGHSLRATQRMPNVTDLRAASVHEPSGNNGDCAWRRETVSLVNRLLRHHPVGTEDHMDITDVLTTVHLLDRVQPPMPEAPNEEAATPAGPSTTEGPSTSTAPAGCPSRLPIATPWVVPTPDPSPSTPHPSSSPTIPSSTPHPSPSPTIPSPIPHSSPRPTIPPPTPHPCPGSDIRPPIPRSFLKVSPIPSFDLGIHPTPLDMQQEPPSHNTSIGPSSAIDPPHVQVEQAVGLPTQLEGRPKRIS, encoded by the exons ATGGGGGAAGAAGAAAcgtttaatcaagcaataaatgggcacagttTACGAGCGACCCAGCGAATGCCAAACGTAACCGAtttgcgcgccgcttcggttcacgaaccgtcaggcaataatggcGACTGCGCCTGGCGTCGCGAAACG GTTTCACTTGTCAACCGTTTGTTGAGGCATCACCCAGTGGGCACGGAGGACCACATGGACATTACTGATGTGCTGACGACAGTGCACCTCCTTGACCGTGTACAACCTCCCATGCCTGAGGCCCCGAATGAGGAGGCAGCTACTCCTGCGGGCCCAAGCACTACTGAGGGCCCAAGCACGAGCACAGCTCCGGCCGGATGTCCCTCTCGTCTACCTATTGCTACCCCTTGGGTTGTCCCTACCCCCGATCCCTCTCCATCCACCCCACATCCATCCTCTAGCCCTACCATCCCTTCATCCACCCCACATCCATCCCCTagccccaccatcccttcacccaTCCCACATTCATCTCCTCGCCCCACCATCCCTCCACCCACTCCACATCCTTGTCCTGGGTCTGACATTCGTCCACCCATCCCACGGTCATTTCTCAAGGTGTCACCCATTCCATCCTTTGACCTGGGTATTCATCCAACCCCACTTGACATGCAGCAGGAGCCACCCTCCCACAATACGTCTATTGGCCCTTCATCAGCCATCGACCCACCCCATGTTCAGGTTGAGCAGGCTGTTGGGTTACCTACTCAACTAGAAGGTCGACCGAAACGCATATCATAG